From a single Mycolicibacterium mengxianglii genomic region:
- a CDS encoding LysR substrate-binding domain-containing protein produces MSSTSPRHLPPSAWEPWHHAFTDQFAAAGFTPRVVAYDSNPQTLLALVAAGIGVTRLARPAQDLRGSGVVFVPLANQFTTTEIVWLPTITNPALARLIDIVTTLAATTDLTTTG; encoded by the coding sequence ATGTCTTCGACTTCACCGAGGCACTTACCGCCCAGCGCCTGGGAACCCTGGCACCACGCTTTCACCGACCAGTTCGCCGCTGCCGGATTCACCCCCCGAGTCGTCGCATACGACTCCAACCCGCAGACCCTGCTGGCTCTTGTGGCCGCCGGTATCGGCGTCACTCGCTTGGCTCGACCCGCGCAAGACCTCCGTGGCTCAGGAGTCGTATTCGTCCCGCTCGCAAATCAATTCACCACAACTGAAATCGTGTGGCTACCCACAATCACCAACCCTGCGCTCGCAAGACTCATCGACATCGTGACTACACTGGCCGCGACAACCGACCTGACGACCACCGGTTAG
- a CDS encoding type II toxin-antitoxin system PemK/MazF family toxin, which produces MGRTGLIWRGEVYHVDLGQPVGHEPAFRRPAVVVSVDILNNGPGGLVVVVPVTTVGYGLRSHVELEAASSALEHTSYARCDQLRVVSVERLSSRQGMISPEQMHAIDQALRFVLDL; this is translated from the coding sequence GTGGGACGCACTGGCTTGATCTGGCGAGGGGAGGTCTACCACGTCGATCTCGGCCAGCCAGTCGGACACGAGCCAGCCTTTCGTCGCCCGGCGGTGGTGGTGTCGGTCGACATTCTCAACAACGGACCGGGCGGTCTCGTGGTCGTCGTCCCGGTCACGACCGTTGGTTACGGCCTGCGAAGCCACGTTGAACTCGAGGCAGCGAGCAGCGCGCTGGAGCACACTTCCTACGCGCGCTGCGATCAACTGCGAGTGGTCTCCGTCGAACGATTGTCATCGCGCCAGGGAATGATTAGTCCAGAACAGATGCACGCCATTGACCAAGCACTGCGTTTCGTCCTAGATCTGTAA